A portion of the Pedobacter cryoconitis genome contains these proteins:
- a CDS encoding protein-disulfide reductase DsbD family protein: MNLIKQFSLLFFFIIAFSVSGFSQETTKPDELEFTEITAPVDSVSKKVDSVAPKLSKPVSIEVKAPAVDKLEKTTFWGIFISGFIGGLAALLMPCIFPMLPLTVSFFTKGAEKGKAFTKAALYGFFIILIYVILGLLVTVIFGADALNSLSTNGVFNFFFFLLLVVFAASFFGAFELTLPSKWVNKMDANSDKGGVAGLFFMAGTLALVSFSCTGPIIGTLLVQAATTGALLGPAIGMFGFSLALAIPFALFALFPSAMSALPKSGGWLNSVKVVLGFLELAFALKFLSNVDLAYHWEWFDREIFLVLWIVIFAMMGFYLLGKLKLSHDSPLSYISVPRLLMSIVILSFTVYLVPGLWGAPLKSVSAFLPPMETQDFDLYTPSLIGGSHSTDPRTLDEKPHKYSDIFHSPLKLNAFFDYQEGVEYAKKMNKPILIDFTGHACVNCRKMEANVWPDREVYKMISQDYVLIQLYVDDKTDVMPEDVIISSKGRKLNTIGKKWSDLQASKFNSNSQPFYVLLDPGTEQPMVAPQGADYDVENYKKFLEAGLAAYGKK; this comes from the coding sequence ATGAATCTTATCAAACAATTTTCTTTACTGTTCTTTTTTATAATTGCATTTTCGGTCAGCGGATTTTCACAGGAAACTACCAAGCCTGATGAGCTGGAGTTCACCGAGATTACTGCGCCTGTAGATTCTGTTTCAAAAAAAGTAGATAGTGTGGCCCCCAAACTATCTAAACCTGTTTCAATTGAGGTCAAAGCGCCGGCGGTGGACAAACTGGAAAAGACCACTTTTTGGGGAATTTTCATTTCGGGCTTTATAGGTGGGCTCGCTGCATTGCTGATGCCCTGCATTTTTCCGATGCTACCCTTAACGGTGAGCTTTTTTACCAAAGGCGCAGAGAAAGGAAAAGCCTTTACCAAAGCGGCCTTATATGGATTTTTTATCATTCTGATTTATGTGATACTGGGTTTGCTCGTTACTGTAATTTTTGGTGCAGATGCGCTGAACAGTCTTTCGACTAATGGTGTATTCAATTTTTTCTTCTTTTTATTGCTGGTAGTTTTTGCCGCGTCTTTTTTCGGAGCGTTCGAGCTTACGCTTCCATCCAAATGGGTAAACAAGATGGACGCAAATTCTGACAAAGGTGGTGTTGCCGGTCTATTTTTTATGGCTGGAACCCTGGCGTTGGTTTCTTTTTCTTGCACAGGTCCAATCATTGGGACTTTATTGGTACAGGCAGCGACAACAGGGGCATTATTGGGGCCTGCAATTGGCATGTTTGGGTTTTCCCTGGCACTGGCAATTCCATTCGCCTTGTTTGCACTCTTTCCCTCTGCAATGAGTGCGCTGCCAAAATCTGGTGGCTGGCTGAATAGCGTGAAGGTGGTTTTGGGATTTCTGGAACTTGCTTTTGCCCTTAAGTTTTTGAGCAATGTAGATCTGGCATATCATTGGGAATGGTTTGATCGGGAGATCTTTCTGGTGCTTTGGATCGTGATCTTTGCGATGATGGGGTTCTATCTGCTGGGTAAGCTGAAACTTTCACATGATAGTCCGCTTTCGTACATTTCTGTGCCAAGATTGTTGATGTCGATTGTCATTCTTTCCTTTACTGTGTATCTGGTACCGGGATTATGGGGAGCGCCGCTGAAATCGGTTTCTGCCTTTCTTCCACCAATGGAAACGCAGGATTTCGATCTTTATACTCCTTCGCTGATCGGTGGTTCGCATAGTACAGATCCGCGTACATTGGATGAGAAACCGCATAAATATTCAGATATCTTTCACTCACCGCTTAAGCTAAATGCCTTTTTTGATTACCAGGAAGGTGTTGAATATGCCAAAAAGATGAATAAACCGATATTGATTGACTTCACGGGGCATGCCTGTGTAAACTGCCGTAAAATGGAAGCCAATGTATGGCCTGACCGTGAGGTGTATAAGATGATCAGCCAGGATTATGTGTTGATCCAGCTTTATGTGGATGACAAGACCGATGTTATGCCCGAAGACGTAATCATAAGCTCGAAAGGCAGGAAATTGAATACCATTGGTAAAAAATGGAGTGACCTTCAGGCCTCGAAATTCAATTCCAATTCCCAGCCGTTTTACGTGCTTTTGGATCCAGGAACTGAACAACCAATGGTCGCTCCGCAAGGTGCTGATTATGATGTAGAAAATTATAAGAAATTCCTGGAAGCCGGATTGGCAGCTTACGGGAAAAAATAA
- a CDS encoding MBL fold metallo-hydrolase, protein MIIKQYYEKCLSQASYYIEHNGAVAIIDPIRDTSQYIQQARQDGANIKYIFETHFHADFVSGHLELTNSSGAQIIFGPGAETGFESYHAVDGEFFELNGIRIKLLHTPGHTLESCCYLLEDESGKDYAIFTGDTLFLGDVGRPDLAQDSKINLGQEDLAGMLYDSLRKKISPLSDELMIYPGHGAGSACGKNLSTDRYDLLGNQRKTNYALNPALNKQDFILLVCDGLQAPPPYFSMNVNLNKKGYGSLSSAYDRGENALSVDQFEQRMDNLDTLVLDVRSSEDFAKAHILGALNIGLDGSFAPWVGALIAVDQKEIILVCEPGREKETITRLGRVGYDQCAGYLAGGMAEWIKAEKPLGEVTSIEAKDFDAYTANKSRQFIDVRNKSELAKDCINGSINISLEKNFEIPEIFDSSKEYLVYCAGGYRSMIFISMMKSRGYNKCINVLGGFSAIRSSQK, encoded by the coding sequence ATGATCATTAAACAATATTATGAAAAATGCCTTTCACAAGCATCATATTACATCGAACACAATGGTGCAGTGGCAATTATTGATCCGATTCGGGATACTAGCCAATATATTCAGCAGGCAAGGCAGGATGGAGCAAATATTAAATATATTTTCGAAACTCATTTTCATGCCGACTTTGTCAGTGGACATCTGGAACTTACAAACAGTTCAGGAGCACAGATCATTTTTGGTCCTGGTGCTGAAACCGGGTTCGAAAGTTACCATGCCGTAGATGGAGAGTTTTTTGAGCTAAACGGGATCAGAATCAAGCTCCTGCATACACCGGGACATACCCTGGAGAGTTGTTGCTATTTGCTTGAGGATGAATCTGGAAAAGATTATGCAATATTTACAGGTGACACACTTTTTCTTGGAGATGTAGGCAGACCAGATCTTGCACAGGATAGTAAAATAAATCTTGGTCAGGAAGATCTGGCAGGAATGTTATATGATTCGTTGAGAAAGAAGATTTCCCCCCTTTCTGATGAGCTGATGATATATCCTGGGCACGGAGCCGGCAGCGCTTGTGGTAAAAACCTGAGTACAGACCGGTATGATTTACTTGGCAACCAACGCAAGACTAACTATGCACTGAATCCAGCGCTGAACAAACAAGATTTTATTTTACTGGTTTGTGATGGTCTTCAAGCTCCCCCTCCGTATTTTTCAATGAACGTGAACCTGAATAAAAAAGGTTATGGTTCGCTTTCAAGTGCCTACGATCGTGGAGAAAATGCTTTATCAGTTGATCAATTTGAGCAGCGGATGGATAATCTTGACACATTGGTACTCGATGTCAGGTCTTCGGAAGACTTCGCAAAAGCACATATCCTTGGAGCGCTCAATATAGGACTGGACGGGAGTTTTGCACCCTGGGTTGGGGCATTGATTGCAGTAGATCAGAAAGAAATCATATTAGTCTGTGAACCCGGACGCGAAAAAGAAACAATCACTCGTCTGGGCAGGGTCGGTTATGACCAATGCGCTGGATATCTGGCAGGGGGAATGGCCGAATGGATTAAAGCGGAAAAACCATTAGGAGAGGTAACGAGTATAGAAGCAAAGGACTTCGACGCTTATACAGCTAATAAATCCAGACAATTCATTGATGTCAGGAATAAATCAGAGCTGGCAAAGGATTGCATTAACGGATCAATAAATATCTCACTTGAGAAAAATTTTGAAATTCCTGAGATATTTGATTCATCTAAAGAGTATTTGGTATATTGCGCAGGTGGATATCGTTCTATGATTTTCATTTCAATGATGAAATCGAGAGGATATAATAAATGCATCAATGTACTAGGGGGATTCAGTGCCATTCGATCGTCGCAAAAATAA
- a CDS encoding VOC family protein, protein MRAINPWINFNGNAEEAFTFYKSVFGGEFTKIIRFKDLATAEFPVADNDADKLMHIALPIGPNNVLIANDVPEFMGRVSENENRSKIAVSAESREEADNIFNRLSAGGDIEGQIGESPWGTYAGMFRDKYGIEWIVEFDPNYKG, encoded by the coding sequence ATGAGAGCAATCAATCCCTGGATTAACTTCAATGGCAATGCTGAAGAAGCATTCACCTTTTACAAATCAGTTTTTGGCGGAGAATTCACAAAGATCATTCGTTTCAAAGACCTGGCAACTGCCGAATTTCCGGTAGCAGATAATGACGCAGATAAACTCATGCACATTGCGTTGCCTATTGGCCCAAATAACGTATTAATAGCCAATGACGTCCCTGAATTTATGGGACGGGTCAGCGAAAACGAAAACCGGTCAAAAATAGCAGTGAGTGCCGAAAGTAGGGAAGAGGCTGACAATATCTTTAACAGGCTATCAGCAGGTGGTGATATTGAGGGGCAGATTGGCGAAAGTCCATGGGGCACCTATGCTGGAATGTTTAGAGATAAATACGGCATTGAATGGATTGTGGAATTTGACCCAAATTACAAAGGATAA
- a CDS encoding Lrp/AsnC family transcriptional regulator, translating into MTELDVTDKEILRILQINAGITHKQLSEQLYKSVATIHERIRRLKKLGYIMRTVVILDRRKIEMNLIAYSQVLLNDHAADTLKGFEDEVVKFPEVMECLQMTGSFDFVLKIATRDMDTYHTFYRQKLATLPNITTVQSFFVLSEAKSDTAYPIS; encoded by the coding sequence ATGACAGAGCTAGATGTAACAGATAAAGAGATCCTTAGGATTCTTCAAATAAATGCGGGCATCACCCACAAACAACTTTCAGAACAGCTTTACAAATCCGTGGCAACTATTCATGAAAGGATCAGAAGGCTGAAAAAGTTGGGGTATATTATGCGGACTGTCGTTATTCTGGATAGACGAAAGATTGAAATGAACCTGATCGCATACAGCCAGGTATTGCTAAATGACCACGCCGCAGACACACTTAAAGGCTTTGAGGATGAGGTCGTAAAATTTCCGGAAGTTATGGAGTGCCTTCAAATGACTGGAAGTTTCGACTTTGTTTTAAAAATTGCTACCCGTGATATGGACACTTATCATACCTTCTACCGTCAAAAACTTGCAACACTTCCTAATATTACCACTGTCCAAAGCTTTTTCGTGCTCTCTGAAGCCAAAAGTGACACGGCCTATCCTATCTCCTAA
- a CDS encoding cysteine desulfurase family protein, whose translation MMNQIAYLDNAATTQLDPKVLESMIPYMGEYYGNPSSIYSLGRQSRLAIESARKQVAEMLGVKATSIYFTSGGTESNNTAILSSINELGCTHIITSPIEHHAVLHTIEHYCKQKQLSCSLVKLNTMGEVDLLDLENQLIAYTKQGHKCLVSLMHANNEIGVLLEIEAVGIIARNHGAIFHSDCVQTIGHYPINLIDYGVHFASASGHKFHGPKGTGILYVSDGTKFGALIHGGSQERKKRAGTENVHGIIGFTQALALAMDNFSPDHSHIKSLNKRMRFGLEKLSKDISFNSTEMSLYTVLSVNFPAGTNTDLMLALMDNKGICASGGSACSSGEDEGSHVITALKKNLPGATIRFSFSKMTSEKDIDFTLESISSMLSPQFVS comes from the coding sequence ATGATGAACCAAATAGCATATCTAGATAACGCTGCTACGACCCAACTTGACCCAAAGGTACTCGAATCAATGATTCCTTACATGGGAGAATACTACGGAAATCCATCATCCATATATTCTCTGGGCAGACAGAGCAGGCTGGCCATTGAATCTGCAAGAAAACAGGTTGCTGAAATGCTTGGCGTAAAAGCAACTTCCATTTATTTTACAAGCGGAGGAACAGAAAGCAATAATACAGCAATCCTATCCTCAATAAATGAATTGGGCTGCACACATATTATTACCTCACCGATAGAACATCATGCAGTGCTGCATACAATTGAACACTATTGTAAGCAAAAACAACTCAGCTGTTCTTTAGTTAAGCTCAATACTATGGGAGAAGTTGACCTGCTGGATTTGGAAAATCAATTGATAGCTTATACTAAACAAGGTCATAAATGTCTGGTTAGCCTTATGCACGCAAACAATGAGATTGGTGTTTTGCTGGAGATTGAGGCGGTAGGTATTATCGCCCGCAATCATGGCGCGATCTTTCATTCGGATTGCGTTCAAACCATCGGACATTATCCCATAAACCTGATTGACTATGGAGTTCATTTTGCCTCGGCTTCCGGGCATAAATTTCATGGACCTAAGGGGACGGGCATCCTTTATGTAAGCGATGGAACAAAGTTCGGTGCGCTTATCCATGGCGGAAGCCAGGAGAGGAAAAAACGTGCCGGTACAGAAAATGTTCATGGAATTATAGGCTTTACGCAAGCCCTTGCTTTAGCTATGGATAACTTTTCACCTGATCATTCCCACATTAAATCCCTGAATAAAAGAATGAGATTTGGATTGGAGAAACTCTCGAAAGATATCAGCTTCAACAGCACAGAAATGTCACTTTATACAGTTCTAAGTGTAAATTTCCCTGCTGGAACCAACACCGATTTGATGTTGGCATTGATGGACAATAAAGGAATCTGCGCATCTGGTGGAAGTGCCTGTAGTAGTGGTGAGGATGAAGGAAGTCACGTGATCACAGCCTTAAAGAAAAATCTCCCTGGTGCAACCATACGGTTCTCATTCAGTAAAATGACCAGTGAGAAAGATATCGACTTCACGCTTGAATCAATCAGTTCCATGTTATCGCCGCAATTTGTGTCTTAA